A part of Sugiyamaella lignohabitans strain CBS 10342 chromosome D, complete sequence genomic DNA contains:
- the PRE8 gene encoding proteasome core particle subunit alpha 2 (Alpha 2 subunit of the 20S proteasome; GO_component: GO:0005737 - cytoplasm [Evidence IEA,IEA]; GO_component: GO:0005737 - cytoplasm [Evidence IC] [PMID 9087403]; GO_component: GO:0042175 - nuclear outer membrane-endoplasmic reticulum membrane network [Evidence IC] [PMID 9087403]; GO_component: GO:0005634 - nucleus [Evidence IEA,IEA]; GO_component: GO:0005634 - nucleus [Evidence IC] [PMID 9087403]; GO_component: GO:0000502 - proteasome complex [Evidence IEA]; GO_component: GO:0005839 - proteasome core complex [Evidence IEA]; GO_component: GO:0019773 - proteasome core complex, alpha-subunit complex [Evidence IEA]; GO_component: GO:0019773 - proteasome core complex, alpha-subunit complex [Evidence IDA] [PMID 9087403]; GO_component: GO:0034515 - proteasome storage granule [Evidence IDA] [PMID 18504300]; GO_function: GO:0004175 - endopeptidase activity [Evidence IEA]; GO_function: GO:0016787 - hydrolase activity [Evidence IEA]; GO_function: GO:0003674 - molecular_function [Evidence ND]; GO_function: GO:0008233 - peptidase activity [Evidence IEA]; GO_function: GO:0004298 - threonine-type endopeptidase activity [Evidence IEA,IEA]; GO_process: GO:0010499 - proteasomal ubiquitin-independent protein catabolic process [Evidence IDA] [PMID 19162040]; GO_process: GO:0043161 - proteasome-mediated ubiquitin-dependent protein catabolic process [Evidence IDA] [PMID 11545745]; GO_process: GO:0043161 - proteasome-mediated ubiquitin-dependent protein catabolic process [Evidence IDA] [PMID 19029916]; GO_process: GO:0006508 - proteolysis [Evidence IEA]; GO_process: GO:0051603 - proteolysis involved in cellular protein catabolic process [Evidence IEA]; GO_process: GO:0006511 - ubiquitin-dependent protein catabolic process [Evidence IEA]), whose amino-acid sequence MVYSGMGPDFRVLVDKARKAAHTSYKRIYNEYPPTRILVQEVAKTVQEATQSGGVRPYGVSLLVAGYDESHGFGLYQVDPSGSYFPWKATAIGKGSTSAKTFLEKRWNEELELEDAIHIALLTLKETIEGDMNGNTVEIAVVGEPADNMLGFEGVSGTTGPRFRKLSAQEIDDRLDTL is encoded by the coding sequence ATGGTTTACAGTGGCATGGGCCCTGATTTCCGGGTTCTAGTCGACAAAGCTCGTAAAGCTGCTCACACATCATACAAGCGCATCTATAACGAATACCCTCCTACCCGTATTCTGGTTCAAGAAGTGGCCAAGACCGTGCAAGAGGCAACCCAATCTGGTGGTGTTCGTCCTTATGGAGTTAGTTTATTAGTGGCTGGATATGATGAGTCGCATGGATTTGGTCTATACCAAGTTGACCCATCGGGCTCTTACTTCCCATGGAAGGCCACTGCGATTGGTAAAGGTAGCACCTCTGCGAAAACCTTTCTTGAAAAGCGATGGaatgaagagcttgaacttgaagaCGCCATTCATATTGCTTTGCTAACACTCAAAGAAACAATAGAAGGTGATATGAACGGCAACACCGTTGAAATTGCCGTTGTCGGAGAGCCTGCCGATAATATGCTAGGTTTCGAGGGTGTTTCGGGCACTACAGGTCCCCGATTCAGAAAACTCAGTGCCCAAGAAATCGATGATAGACTTGATACTTTGTAG
- the NCE103 gene encoding carbonate dehydratase NCE103 (Carbonic anhydrase; metalloenzyme that catalyzes CO2 hydration to bicarbonate, which is an important metabolic substrate, and protons; not expressed under conditions of high CO2, such as inside a growing colony, but transcription is induced in response to low CO2 levels, such as on the colony surface in ambient air; poorly transcribed under aerobic conditions and at an undetectable level under anaerobic conditions; abundance increases in response to DNA replication stress; GO_component: GO:0005737 - cytoplasm [Evidence IEA,IEA]; GO_component: GO:0005737 - cytoplasm [Evidence IDA] [PMID 11914276]; GO_component: GO:0005737 - cytoplasm [Evidence IDA] [PMID 14562095]; GO_component: GO:0005758 - mitochondrial intermembrane space [Evidence IEA]; GO_component: GO:0005758 - mitochondrial intermembrane space [Evidence IDA] [PMID 22984289]; GO_component: GO:0005739 - mitochondrion [Evidence IEA]; GO_component: GO:0005634 - nucleus [Evidence IEA,IEA]; GO_component: GO:0005634 - nucleus [Evidence IDA] [PMID 14562095]; GO_function: GO:0004089 - carbonate dehydratase activity [Evidence IEA,IEA]; GO_function: GO:0004089 - carbonate dehydratase activity [Evidence IDA] [PMID 15096093]; GO_function: GO:0004089 - carbonate dehydratase activity [Evidence IDA] [PMID 15813743]; GO_function: GO:0016829 - lyase activity [Evidence IEA]; GO_function: GO:0046872 - metal ion binding [Evidence IEA]; GO_function: GO:0008270 - zinc ion binding [Evidence IEA]; GO_process: GO:0015976 - carbon utilization [Evidence IEA]; GO_process: GO:0071244 - cellular response to carbon dioxide [Evidence IMP] [PMID 22253597]; GO_process: GO:0034599 - cellular response to oxidative stress [Evidence IMP] [PMID 15096093]; GO_process: GO:0008152 - metabolic process [Evidence IEA,IEA,IEA]) encodes MSFAPSDNIAKLLDGNKEWAAKLASSAPGVLEQNAKGQQPNILWFGCADSRAGESCLGLHPGQVFVHRNIANIVSHSDISSLSVLQLAVDSLKVSHIIVCGHYDCKGVEATLKKERMGGELDAWLRHLRDVRHTHAKTLDSIDDFKKRCQKLVELNVIAQVRNVRRNDRVMAAAKERGLKVYGLVYDVATGLVNEVPVPVDDGLDSDDSYLVH; translated from the coding sequence ATGAGTTTTGCTCCTAGTGACAACATTGCCAAGCTGCTTGACGGCAATAAGGAATGGGCCGCCAAGCTGGCGTCGTCTGCTCCGGGCGTTTTAGAGCAAAACGCCAAGGGCCAGCAGCCTAATATCCTGTGGTTCGGATGCGCCGATTCCCGTGCCGGAGAGTCATGTTTGGGTTTGCATCCCGGCCAGGTGTTTGTGCACAGAAACATCGCCAACATCGTGTCGCACTCGGATATCAGCTCGCTGTCTGTTTTACAACTAGCCGTCGACTCGCTCAAGGTCAGCCATATTATTGTATGTGGTCATTATGACTGCAAGGGCGTTGAGGCTACTTTAAAGAAAGAGCGCATGGGCGGCGAGCTCGATGCCTGGCTCCGTCATTTGCGTGATGTTCGTCATACCCATGCTAAGACCCTTGATTCTATTGACGACTTCAAGAAAAGATGCCAGAAGTTGGTCGAGCTCAATGTCATTGCCCAGGTCCGTAACGTTAGAAGAAACGACCGTGTCATGGCTGCTGCAAAGGAGCGTGGACTCAAGGTCTACGGTCTTGTTTATGACGTCGCTACTGGCCTTGTTAATGAGGTCCCTGTTCCTGTCGACGACGGCCTTGACTCGGACGATTCTTACCTTGTACACTAA